The segment CAATTGAGGGAAAATATAAAAAACAATCATTATTTGGACTAACATAGGTGTTCCACGAATTATTGTCACATATGTGGTTACAATAAATTTTAAAAACCTCTGTTTGCCAGTTTGTATAAGCGCTAAAATTGTTCCTAATGTTAATCCAATCATACAAGCTATAAATGCAATCTGTAAGCTTATGAATGCGCCGCGTAATAAAAAAAAT is part of the Candidatus Dependentiae bacterium genome and harbors:
- a CDS encoding ABC transporter permease subunit (The N-terminal region of this protein, as described by TIGR01726, is a three transmembrane segment that identifies a subfamily of ABC transporter permease subunits, which specificities that include histidine, arginine, glutamine, glutamate, L-cystine (sic), the opines (in Agrobacterium) octopine and nopaline, etc.) codes for the protein MDIFFIKESLFFLLRGAFISLQIAFIACMIGLTLGTILALIQTGKQRFLKFIVTTYVTIIRGTPMLVQIMIVFYIFPQL